A region of Panicum virgatum strain AP13 chromosome 8N, P.virgatum_v5, whole genome shotgun sequence DNA encodes the following proteins:
- the LOC120685359 gene encoding uncharacterized protein LOC120685359, producing the protein MWGSKQYISFLRSLENESIEIKSDEELLQWFELNQERRVVHIDAQIDVFQGPIQFSPTKRRCHPTVRNKLVKSPNTPPAILDLPLAPTQSTQDVREPITEIATNTYETPTAYKPTRKGSKNKRKRADDDEEPVGVDEEGNYSDTESLAARSDSSYDSDMATSSESDFSDTEYEPDVEIFDEDEEDDISVFSYDVDNPCVDIGVVFPDVKQCKSALTQHAILNDYAFRTVKKDHERFRAKCVRADKGYNWTFFASTSKKKYIGCKVKKNGPTHNCGSVNNCGDTMATNNWVAERVVDWLKEDPKKGPKELQAALKKRCPDAIAYLDENHPYLWSRSKFSDHCKVDYINNNLSESFNNWVKEVKDLQIVEMHDNIRRMIIAKFELRSKIAESMEGKIIPSITKALTAQSKAIKDCEVLRCGQGTAEVSAPTKSGALFRYAVNLELKTCRCRAWQVSGKPCRHALAFIAKLSREVHMDDYVHEYFSVAKFKKAYSGVFNPMTSKQFWPRVDPGYKIKKPILRRKPGRPRKSRIKASDEPGSTKQKRCPECHELGHTAKKCQGGLTARQKRSRLSSDNALEEGSNDPSATLPSSSRHMGRGRGRAMRLSSIESSK; encoded by the exons ATGTGGGGTTCGAAGCAGTACATTTCTTTTTTGCGATCTCTAGAAAATGAATCTATCGAGATTAAAAGTGACGAAGAACTATTACAGTGGTTTGAACTCAACCAAGAGAGAAGGGTTGTGCACATTGATGCCCAAATCGATGTCTTTCAAGGGCCAATACAGTTCTCACCCACAAAACGAAGGTGTCACCCTACAGTGAGAAACAAACTAGTTAAATCTCCTAATACTCCACCTGCTATTTTGGATCTTCCTCTTGCTCCAACACAATCCACTCAAGATGTTAGGGAGCCCATAACTGAGATAGCCACAAACACATATGAGACACCCACAGCTTATAAACCCACTAGGAAAGGGAGTAAGAACAAGAGAAAACGtgcagatgatgatgaagagccAGTTGGAGTTGATGAGGAGGGCAACTACTCTGACACTGAATCACTTGCTGCACGAAGTGATAGTAGTTATGATTCTGACATGGCTACATCTTCTGAATCTGATTTCTCTGACACTGAGTATGAACCTGATGTTGAAATATTTGATGAGGATGAAGAGGATGATATTTCTGTCTTTTCTTATGATGTTGATAATCCATGTGTTGATATTGGTGTGGTCTTTCCTGATGTGAAACAATGCAAATCAGCATTAACCCAGCATGCAATATTGAATGATTATGCTTTTCGTACTGTGAAGAAAGACCATGAGCGTTTTCGAGCCAAATGCGTGAGAGCAGATAAGGGCTACAACTGGACTTTTTTTGCATCTACCAGCAAGAAGAAATACATTGGATGCAAG GTTAAGAAGAATGGGCCAACTCACAATTGTGGTTCAGTCAATAACTGTGGTGATACAATGGCCACAAATAATTGGGTAGCTGAAAGGGTGGTTGATTGGTTGAAGGAGGATCCAAAAAAGGGACCAAAGGAGTTACAAGCTGCATTGAAGAAGAG ATGTCCTGATGCCATTGCATACTTAGATGAGAATCATCCCTACTTATGGAGTAGAAGCAAATTTTCTGATCATTGCAAGGTTGATTACATCAATAACAACCTCTCTGAATCTTTCAACAACTGGGTCAAAGAAGTAAAAGACTTGCAGATTGTGGAGATGCATGACAATATAAGACGAATGATCATAGCCAAGTTTGAACTGAGGAGTAAGATTGCTGAGTCAATGGAGGGCAAAATAATTCCATCTATTACTAAGGCTCTTACAGCTCAAAGCAAAGCTATCAAGGACTGTGAAGTATTAAGGTGTGGACAAGGCACTGCTGAAGTAAGTGCACCTACCAAATCAGGAGCACTTTTCAGGTATGCAGTAAACTTGGAGTTGAAAACATGCAGATGCAGGGCTTGGCAAGTTAGTGGAAAACCTTGTAGACATGCTTTAGCCTTCATTGCAAAACTTAGTAGAGAAGTCCACATGGATGACTATGTTCATGAATACTTCTCTGTTGCCAAGTTCAAAAAGGCCTATTCTGGTGTGTTCAATCCAATGACATCAAAGCAGTTTTGGCCACGTGTCGATCCTGGTTATAAAATCAAGAAGCCAATATTGAGAAGAAAGCCTGGGAGACCAAGGAAATCTAGGATCAAGGCATCAGATGAACCGGGCAGCACAAAGCAAAAGAGGTGCCCAGAATGCCATGAACTAGGCCATACAGCTAAGAAGTGCCAAGGAGGTCTTACTGCTAGACAGAAGAGGAGCCGCTTGTCTTCTGACAATGCATTAGAGGAGGGAAGCAATGATCCTAGTGCTACACTTCCATCATCATCACGGCACATGGGGAGAGGTAGAGGTAGAGCTATGAGGTTATCATCTATTGAATCATCTAAGTAA